In the Nodosilinea sp. FACHB-141 genome, GGCCGACAGTTTGTTGACAACAAAAAACAGCGCTATGCGGACCGGCGACCCCGCTTCGCTGACACGGCTGGGGGTTTCCCAGATTTTGTTCACCGATCGCTTCAAGATCGCAAAGATAGTGCTGGCAGCAAACAGCAAGATACCAAAGCCAATTAGTCCTGCTCCAACGCTATTTTCGTTGAGGGCAACGATGGTGTCTTTGATCAGATCGTGCACTTCGGGGGGCAGGTAGCGCACGATGATCTCCTGCATGGCGACCAAGGCCTCTGAATCGGGACCAACCAGCGCCCCCACCACGCCGAGAATCACCAGCAGCAGCGGAAACAGCGAAAACAGCGCGTAGTACGACAGCGCTGCCGCCATGCCGGGAACGTTGTCGCGATCCCACTTCAGCCAGGTTTGAATCAGGAGCTGGGCGGGTTTGGAGGGGATCACCTGGGTGCGCAGGTAGGGCAGCAGGCGCGATCGCACGTATTGCAGCAT is a window encoding:
- a CDS encoding YihY/virulence factor BrkB family protein — encoded protein: MLQYVRSRLLPYLRTQVIPSKPAQLLIQTWLKWDRDNVPGMAAALSYYALFSLFPLLLVILGVVGALVGPDSEALVAMQEIIVRYLPPEVHDLIKDTIVALNENSVGAGLIGFGILLFAASTIFAILKRSVNKIWETPSRVSEAGSPVRIALFFVVNKLSAFVLVIATALLLLASLLSQIVIKVILTLVNTFQATFDFLTIDEAILGKSLEASWSFLALGFAIAGLFRILPSIKLSWRDIWPGALLTTLLLAGLQWLVSNSVITLGSRFVSYGVIGSVMILMLWIFLACQIFFAGCEFSFVYAHLFGTKRRTARFGE